The Pseudomonadota bacterium DNA segment GACGCAAGCCAGTCCGACATAGGCATAGGCGCGGATTTGGCGGGGATCATGGCGCAGAGACCGCAACAGAAACTTCATCGCCGCCTTACGATCGCCGACCTGGATCATGCCCCAGCCGACCTTCGCGGCCCTCAGCGACAGGCGTTTGTGCGCCAATGGCTTGAGCGTCGGGTTGCGCTCGGCAAACTCGTCTGTCAGGCGAATGTTATAGGGCCACAGGCGGTCTTGTTGGCTGGACAGCGACCCGGCGTGCCGCCGTTTCTTCACCAGCGCCTGTGGAATGTGGTGGAACCTGTACTTCTCGGCGATGCGCAGGCATATCTCCGTGTCTTCGTTCACGGGCAATGTCTCATTGAACCCACCGACATCGTCAAAAACGGCCTTTCGGACGATCATGGTGGACGGCATTACCGGCGCATCGCGCAGGTAGTAGTCGACGAGGAGATCGTTATCGTCAGCCTGATAGCTCAACGTATGGACGCGATCCAACTCGTCGGGTGCGCCATCGTCGAACTCATAGAAGTCTGAATAGATCAATCCGACAACCGGGTGTCGGTCGAGATATGGCAACTGGACCTCAAGCTTGTCGGGCAGCCATATGTCGTCGCCGTCGAGAAAAGCGATGTGGTCTCCAGATACCTTCGCCAGAGCCTTGTTGCGCGCCGACGACACGCCGCCGTTCTGGGCGCGAATGAGGCTCAATTTGGGTTCGGTCGCGGCCAGTGCTTCGATCAGGTCGGCGGAATTGTCCGTCGAACCATCGTCGACGACAACGATCTCGCGAATCCGCTCAAAGGCTGTCTGTGCGAGGACGCTTCTGACTGCCTCGACGATTTTCTCCCGTTCGTTATAGCAGGTCAGAATGACGCTGGTGTCGGCCGCGGCGGCGCTGTCGGCTCCGGCCATCACACCCGGCTCAGCGCCATCATCCCGGTCTGGCGTGCTTGGCTGCGTTGTCGACGCATTGTAATCCGTGAGAAGTCCGGCCAGAGGGAGACCAACGCCATAAAGAGAAACGCCTCCGTGCCCGAAGCTTCCAAGCCGCAGATGATCAGCGCCGTGATGTAAAAGATGACGAAGGAGAACAGATAGGCCTTGCGCGCCGGTGCGTCCATCTCACCGGTCAGCTTCATATAGCGCACGAAGCGAAGCGTTCGGTGGATCGCGGCGATCCAGATCAGCAGGTAGGCTGAAAGGCCGACCAGGCCATTCTCGACCATGATACGGAAGAACTCGCCATGGATAGATGTCCGCAAGAAGGGCGGGTAATAGGAAAACAACCTGTTGACCAGCATCTGGTAGCGGTTGGTACCGACACCGAACACGGGATGCTGCGAGAACAGTTCCATGCCCGCCTTGAAGGCGAAGATACGCTGTTCGTTGCTGAACGACACCGGCGCACCGGCCTGCGTATAACCGGTTTCGAATGCAAAGCTGCTGAGCTGTCGCAGCACGTAATCGTCAACAAAGAAGACAGAAGCAGCCACAACGCAGATGATTGGCGCCACCAACGCCACAACAGCCTTGCTTGATCGCATGCCGATCAGGATCAGCAGTAGCGACAGGACGTAGACAATGAGCGCCTTGCGTTCTCCCGATATCAGGATCAATCCGCCCAACAAGCCGAACAACGCCAACTGCAAGAAGTTCGGCCGGAAGTTGCGCATCGC contains these protein-coding regions:
- a CDS encoding glycosyltransferase family 2 protein, whose protein sequence is MAGADSAAAADTSVILTCYNEREKIVEAVRSVLAQTAFERIREIVVVDDGSTDNSADLIEALAATEPKLSLIRAQNGGVSSARNKALAKVSGDHIAFLDGDDIWLPDKLEVQLPYLDRHPVVGLIYSDFYEFDDGAPDELDRVHTLSYQADDNDLLVDYYLRDAPVMPSTMIVRKAVFDDVGGFNETLPVNEDTEICLRIAEKYRFHHIPQALVKKRRHAGSLSSQQDRLWPYNIRLTDEFAERNPTLKPLAHKRLSLRAAKVGWGMIQVGDRKAAMKFLLRSLRHDPRQIRAYAYVGLACVPRMVAVRAHRLIRSMRAVDQADTP
- a CDS encoding O-antigen ligase family protein, with the protein product MTWLAVIALLSLFSGIEERVGGITLRPFDFVAALMTALLVYKVLARANIRLPTGYLLLLPFVFVHVFSALMVGQSNGIREGLQACVLMAFLLALCNADDPAPRGAKWWVLFCATWAILAFNVGWHVNEGHYSGWKRLDELKHTFSVATLLTMVWIAMRNFRPNFLQLALFGLLGGLILISGERKALIVYVLSLLLILIGMRSSKAVVALVAPIICVVAASVFFVDDYVLRQLSSFAFETGYTQAGAPVSFSNEQRIFAFKAGMELFSQHPVFGVGTNRYQMLVNRLFSYYPPFLRTSIHGEFFRIMVENGLVGLSAYLLIWIAAIHRTLRFVRYMKLTGEMDAPARKAYLFSFVIFYITALIICGLEASGTEAFLFMALVSLWPDFSRITMRRQRSQARQTGMMALSRV